The following proteins are encoded in a genomic region of Micrococcaceae bacterium Sec5.8:
- a CDS encoding 3-oxoacyl-ACP synthase III, with amino-acid sequence MIGNATFRHRNTALLAVSSVEAPRIISSKDFDHKLASTLHRLKFPPRLLERVAGVTHRRWWAPGTSFDDAAIEAGAKALAESGIEASEVGLLINTSVTRRNLEPSVAVKIHHGLSLPSSAMNFDLANACLGFVNGMTLAANMIDSGQIKYAVIVNGEDAQATQEATLARLQRPETTREDFNREFATLTLGSGAAAAVLGPADDHPGGHRILGGVMRAGTEHHELCVGGIDGMATDTKGLLDGGLQLVVDAWHEAQPEWDWASMDRYVTHQVSTAYTQAIIDAIDLDPDKVPITFPHWGNVGPASLPMTLAAEAQNLGAGDRVLCMGVGSGLNTAMVEIVW; translated from the coding sequence TTGATAGGGAATGCAACATTCCGGCACCGCAACACCGCCCTGCTTGCGGTGAGCAGCGTCGAGGCTCCGAGGATCATCAGTTCCAAGGATTTTGACCACAAGCTGGCTTCGACTTTGCACCGGTTGAAGTTTCCCCCGCGGCTGCTCGAACGGGTGGCCGGCGTCACCCACCGGCGATGGTGGGCTCCCGGGACCTCGTTCGACGACGCCGCCATTGAAGCGGGCGCGAAGGCCCTGGCCGAGTCCGGCATCGAGGCGTCCGAGGTGGGTTTGCTGATCAACACCTCCGTGACGCGGCGGAACCTGGAACCGTCGGTCGCGGTGAAGATCCACCATGGACTGAGCCTCCCGTCGTCGGCGATGAACTTCGACCTCGCCAACGCCTGCCTCGGATTCGTCAACGGCATGACCCTGGCGGCTAACATGATCGACTCCGGCCAGATCAAATACGCGGTGATCGTCAACGGCGAGGACGCCCAGGCGACGCAGGAGGCCACCCTGGCCCGGCTGCAGCGGCCGGAGACCACCCGCGAAGACTTCAACCGCGAGTTCGCCACCTTGACGCTGGGCTCGGGGGCGGCTGCTGCGGTCCTGGGCCCGGCCGACGACCATCCCGGCGGCCACCGGATCCTCGGCGGTGTGATGCGCGCCGGCACCGAGCACCATGAGCTGTGTGTGGGCGGCATCGACGGCATGGCCACGGACACCAAGGGCCTGCTCGACGGCGGCCTGCAGCTGGTGGTGGATGCCTGGCACGAGGCGCAGCCGGAGTGGGACTGGGCTTCGATGGACCGTTACGTCACGCACCAGGTGAGCACCGCCTACACCCAGGCGATCATCGACGCCATTGACTTGGACCCGGACAAGGTGCCCATCACATTCCCGCACTGGGGCAATGTGGGACCGGCTTCCCTGCCCATGACCTTGGCCGCCGAGGCGCAGAACCTCGGCGCCGGGGACCGTGTGCTGTGCATGGGCGTCGGTTCCGGCCTCAACACCGCCATGGTGGAAATCGTTTGGTAA
- a CDS encoding alpha/beta fold hydrolase, whose product MVTADWPGVDPEWSRDIEVASSSAGDAPGTVRRWHLLDNGAQLSRRGLAPAGTLLCVHGNPTWSYLWRTLLAAGSDPAQPWRVVAVDQLDMGYSERTGTFRRLTDRITDLGDLTDALELDGPVVTVGHDWGGVISLGWALDHPEQLAGVVLTNTAVHQPAGSPIPPALRLALHPAVHRWGTTTSDAFLRVTHSLAHPPLTPEVRSAFMAPYRGAARRAGVGNFVADIPADASHPSFPALTRVADGLHGLKVPALMLWGPRDPIFSDRYLKDLITRLPEAKVHRFEGAGHLVAEDRDIATPIFEWLAGQAPDSRPVGADSRPVDADTCPVDAPTPSAPPLWAPLTELAAGPAGTDTAVAEMAADGTVARSLSWLDLERNVAAAAAGLQETGVGPGSRVSLMVPPGVDLTVVLYACLRLGAVVVVADAGLGTRGLSRAVKGATPDFLIGIDKALAAAAVLGWPGRRISVRELPAAQRRLLGVETSLAALARRGKLGTGTTPSMQVPDPDAPAAVLFTSGSTGPAKGVLYTHRRLAAMRDTVAATLGIQPGARLVAGFAPFALLGPALGAVSVTPAMDVTAPRTLTAQALADAAAAIGATVVFASPAALRNVLATRDSLNRAGHQALERVELLLSAGAPVAEPLLAAVQELLPSASLHTPYGMTEALPVTDISLEQIRAAEADAAAGTMAGAGNGVCVGLPVHGARVALIPLAADGTAPGDNPVTVPAVTGEILACAPHVKETYDRLWLTQRDSAHTAGWHRTGDVGHLDAAGRLWVEGRLAHVVTAPDAFITPVGAEQAIERLHGVGLAAVVGVGPAGTQAVAAVVETIPAARRAGPAAPQLAGRVRAAARKAGVSVSAVLVVSSQPTDIRHNAKIDRTRLSRWASAVLAGGRAGTP is encoded by the coding sequence TTGGTAACCGCCGACTGGCCCGGCGTCGACCCCGAGTGGTCGCGCGACATCGAGGTGGCCTCCAGTTCCGCCGGGGACGCGCCGGGAACCGTGCGCCGCTGGCACCTGCTTGACAACGGCGCCCAGCTCAGCCGCCGCGGCCTGGCTCCGGCCGGCACCCTGCTGTGCGTCCACGGCAACCCCACTTGGTCCTACCTCTGGCGGACCCTGCTGGCCGCCGGATCCGACCCCGCGCAGCCCTGGCGCGTGGTGGCCGTGGACCAGCTGGACATGGGCTACTCCGAGCGCACCGGCACGTTCCGGCGCCTGACGGACCGGATCACAGACCTTGGCGACCTCACGGACGCACTGGAGCTGGACGGCCCGGTGGTCACGGTCGGCCACGACTGGGGCGGCGTGATCAGCCTTGGCTGGGCCCTGGACCACCCGGAGCAGCTCGCCGGCGTGGTTCTGACCAACACTGCCGTCCACCAGCCGGCCGGCTCCCCCATCCCGCCGGCGCTGCGGCTGGCCCTGCACCCGGCTGTGCACCGCTGGGGAACCACGACGTCGGATGCCTTTCTGCGGGTGACGCACTCCCTGGCCCACCCGCCGTTGACCCCTGAGGTCCGCAGCGCATTCATGGCCCCCTACCGGGGCGCCGCCCGCCGCGCCGGCGTGGGGAATTTTGTCGCGGACATCCCTGCCGACGCGTCCCATCCCAGCTTCCCCGCGCTCACCCGCGTCGCTGACGGCCTGCACGGACTCAAGGTTCCGGCGCTGATGCTCTGGGGACCGCGGGATCCGATCTTCTCCGACCGGTACCTCAAGGACCTCATTACCCGGCTGCCCGAAGCGAAAGTACACCGCTTCGAAGGAGCCGGGCACCTGGTCGCCGAGGACAGGGACATCGCCACCCCCATTTTCGAGTGGCTCGCCGGGCAGGCCCCGGACAGCCGTCCGGTGGGCGCCGACAGCCGTCCGGTGGACGCCGACACCTGCCCGGTGGATGCCCCCACCCCTTCCGCACCGCCGCTGTGGGCGCCGCTCACGGAGCTCGCCGCCGGACCGGCCGGCACGGACACCGCCGTCGCGGAAATGGCAGCGGACGGCACGGTCGCCCGCTCGCTCAGCTGGCTGGACCTGGAACGAAACGTCGCCGCCGCCGCGGCGGGACTGCAGGAGACCGGCGTCGGGCCCGGCAGCCGCGTGAGCCTGATGGTGCCGCCGGGCGTGGACCTGACAGTGGTCCTCTACGCCTGCCTGCGGCTGGGCGCCGTGGTGGTGGTGGCCGACGCCGGCCTCGGCACCCGCGGCCTGAGCCGTGCCGTCAAGGGCGCCACTCCGGATTTCCTGATCGGCATCGACAAGGCTCTCGCCGCCGCAGCAGTGCTCGGCTGGCCGGGGCGCCGCATCAGCGTGCGGGAGCTCCCGGCAGCCCAACGCCGGCTCCTCGGCGTCGAGACCTCCCTGGCCGCCCTCGCCCGCCGCGGCAAGCTCGGGACCGGGACCACGCCGTCCATGCAGGTCCCGGATCCGGACGCGCCCGCTGCGGTGCTTTTCACCTCCGGATCCACCGGCCCCGCCAAGGGCGTGCTGTATACCCACCGGCGGCTGGCGGCGATGCGGGACACCGTGGCCGCGACGCTGGGCATTCAACCCGGTGCGCGTCTGGTGGCGGGTTTCGCGCCGTTCGCCCTGCTGGGACCGGCCCTGGGTGCCGTCTCCGTGACGCCCGCCATGGATGTGACGGCACCCCGGACCTTGACGGCCCAGGCACTGGCGGACGCCGCAGCGGCCATCGGCGCCACCGTGGTCTTCGCCTCCCCCGCGGCGCTGCGCAACGTCCTCGCCACCCGGGACAGCCTGAACCGGGCGGGGCACCAGGCCCTGGAGCGTGTGGAGCTGCTGCTCTCCGCCGGCGCGCCCGTGGCCGAACCCCTCCTCGCCGCCGTGCAGGAGCTCCTGCCCTCCGCCTCCCTGCACACCCCATACGGGATGACCGAGGCCCTGCCCGTGACGGACATCAGCCTCGAACAGATCCGCGCCGCGGAAGCGGACGCGGCCGCCGGAACGATGGCCGGCGCCGGGAACGGCGTCTGCGTGGGCCTGCCGGTGCACGGCGCCCGCGTGGCCCTCATCCCGCTCGCGGCCGACGGCACGGCCCCGGGCGACAATCCCGTGACCGTGCCGGCGGTGACCGGTGAGATCCTGGCGTGCGCTCCGCACGTGAAGGAAACCTACGACAGGCTCTGGCTGACCCAGCGCGACAGCGCCCACACGGCAGGCTGGCACCGGACCGGCGACGTCGGGCACCTCGATGCCGCTGGCCGGCTTTGGGTGGAAGGACGACTCGCGCACGTCGTGACGGCACCGGATGCCTTCATCACGCCGGTGGGCGCCGAACAGGCCATCGAACGCCTGCACGGCGTCGGGCTGGCCGCTGTTGTCGGCGTGGGCCCGGCCGGGACGCAGGCCGTCGCCGCCGTCGTGGAGACCATTCCCGCCGCCCGCCGGGCCGGTCCTGCCGCGCCCCAGCTTGCGGGCCGCGTCCGGGCGGCGGCCCGCAAGGCCGGCGTCAGCGTCTCCGCCGTCCTGGTTGTCTCGTCCCAGCCCACCGACATCCGCCACAACGCCAAGATTGACCGGACCCGCCTGTCGCGGTGGGCATCGGCAGTACTGGCCGGCGGCCGCGCAGGCACCCCATGA
- a CDS encoding NAD-dependent epimerase/dehydratase family protein — MKVLVTGASGLLGGEVARQLVRQGHDVTTFQRRPAGVDGAADLTGSITDVHAVRRALAGAEGVIHLAAKVSFTGRAADFDAVNVEGTRSLLRAAGDAGVRDLVFVSSPSVANSGAAIAGLGAEPADPACAHGEYSRTKAEAELLALAANSPELRVAAVRPHIVWGPGDTQLVERVLDRAGRRRLPLLDAGAALIDTTYVDNAAAAIVAALHRMDHVSGRALVVSNGEPRPVGELLAGICAAGGVPAPSWSVPGGLARAAGSLVEKVWLRSGRAEEPPMTRFLAEQLSTAHWFDQRETRELLDWVPAVSLDEGLARLAGHYGSR; from the coding sequence ATGAAGGTCCTTGTCACCGGCGCGAGCGGCCTGCTCGGCGGGGAAGTCGCCCGGCAACTCGTGCGCCAGGGCCATGACGTCACCACGTTCCAGCGCCGGCCCGCGGGCGTCGACGGCGCCGCGGACCTGACGGGGTCCATCACCGATGTACACGCCGTCCGGCGCGCACTCGCCGGCGCCGAGGGCGTCATCCACCTGGCCGCGAAGGTGTCCTTCACCGGCCGGGCCGCGGACTTCGACGCCGTGAACGTGGAGGGCACCCGCAGTCTGCTCCGCGCCGCCGGCGACGCCGGCGTGCGGGATCTGGTGTTCGTCTCATCCCCGTCGGTGGCCAACTCCGGGGCTGCGATTGCCGGACTGGGTGCCGAGCCGGCGGACCCTGCCTGTGCGCACGGCGAGTATTCCCGGACAAAGGCCGAGGCCGAACTGCTGGCGCTGGCCGCTAACTCGCCGGAGCTCCGGGTCGCGGCGGTGCGCCCGCACATCGTATGGGGCCCGGGTGACACGCAGCTGGTGGAACGGGTGCTGGACCGTGCCGGCCGCCGTCGGCTGCCGCTGCTCGACGCGGGAGCGGCTCTGATCGACACCACCTACGTGGACAATGCCGCCGCAGCCATCGTCGCCGCGCTGCATCGGATGGACCACGTCTCCGGCCGGGCGCTGGTGGTCAGCAACGGCGAACCCCGGCCGGTGGGCGAACTGCTGGCGGGGATCTGCGCCGCCGGCGGCGTCCCGGCGCCGTCGTGGTCGGTGCCGGGCGGGCTGGCCCGGGCGGCAGGATCGCTGGTGGAAAAGGTGTGGCTCCGGTCCGGGCGGGCGGAGGAACCGCCCATGACCAGATTCCTGGCCGAACAGCTTTCCACCGCGCACTGGTTTGACCAGCGGGAAACCCGCGAACTCCTCGACTGGGTTCCGGCCGTGTCGCTGGACGAGGGCCTGGCGAGGCTGGCCGGGCACTACGGCTCCCGCTAG
- the mutM gene encoding bifunctional DNA-formamidopyrimidine glycosylase/DNA-(apurinic or apyrimidinic site) lyase — protein sequence MPELPEVEVVRRGLVSWVRGRTITAVQVVDPRSVRRHLLGPEDFAGNLEGARVLDVVRRGKFLWLPLADTPLDSPDSGQGDAGRPGVALMAHLGMSGQLLMQDSSAADEKHLKVRLSLSPAEGMPGQLRFVDQRIFGGLFLTSLVPTADGGPGGLAETPLPLIAGEAAHIARDPLDPYFSFDEFYRRLRARKTGLKRALLDQGLVSGIGNIYADEALWKARLHYARPTDTLRRADALRVLDAAREVMTDALAAGGTSFDSLYVNVNGASGYFDRSLNAYGREGLECKRCAAAGIVSIMKREQFMNRSSYSCPICQPRPRNGRW from the coding sequence ATGCCGGAACTGCCCGAGGTTGAAGTGGTGCGCCGCGGCCTGGTGAGCTGGGTTCGCGGCCGCACCATCACCGCTGTCCAGGTGGTGGACCCACGCTCCGTCCGCCGGCACCTGCTCGGCCCGGAGGACTTCGCCGGGAACCTGGAAGGCGCCCGCGTCCTTGACGTGGTCCGGCGCGGCAAGTTCCTCTGGCTGCCGCTGGCGGACACGCCCCTCGATTCCCCCGACAGCGGCCAAGGGGACGCGGGACGCCCCGGCGTCGCCCTGATGGCGCATCTGGGCATGTCCGGGCAACTGCTCATGCAGGACTCCTCGGCGGCCGACGAAAAACACCTCAAAGTGCGGCTGAGCCTCAGCCCGGCAGAGGGCATGCCCGGACAGCTCCGGTTCGTGGACCAGCGGATCTTCGGCGGGCTCTTCCTCACCTCGCTGGTCCCCACGGCCGACGGCGGTCCCGGCGGCCTCGCCGAAACGCCCCTGCCGCTGATCGCCGGGGAAGCCGCACACATCGCCCGGGACCCGCTGGACCCCTATTTCTCCTTCGACGAGTTCTACCGCCGGCTCCGGGCCCGCAAAACCGGTCTCAAACGCGCCCTGCTGGACCAGGGCCTCGTCTCCGGAATCGGCAACATCTACGCGGACGAGGCCCTGTGGAAAGCCAGGCTGCACTATGCCCGACCCACCGACACCCTGCGCCGCGCCGACGCGCTGCGGGTCCTTGACGCCGCCCGTGAGGTCATGACCGACGCCCTCGCCGCCGGCGGAACCAGCTTCGACTCGCTCTACGTCAACGTCAACGGCGCCTCCGGCTACTTCGACCGCTCGCTCAACGCCTACGGCCGCGAAGGCCTGGAGTGCAAGCGCTGCGCCGCGGCCGGAATCGTCAGCATCATGAAGCGGGAACAGTTCATGAACCGCTCGTCCTATTCCTGCCCGATCTGCCAGCCCCGGCCACGTAACGGCCGCTGGTAG
- the rnc gene encoding ribonuclease III, with the protein MSSTEELLKRLGVTIDAGTLRLALTHRSYAYENGGIPTNERLEFLGDSILGFSVTDALYRDNPTLPEGDLAKRRSAVVSTRALAGIGRSIGLGEYIYLGQGEKLTEGKNKASILADTMEALIGATYISNDIETARQLVMRLIGPLLADAAALGAGTDWKTSIQELAASRQLGTINYAVEGSGPDHARTFEAILRIGGNDYGSGSGNSKKEAEQEAAADAWRRLSAPAATSAAPAAAGEPMDPGAQDAPSTTGA; encoded by the coding sequence ATGTCTTCAACTGAAGAGCTTCTGAAGCGTCTCGGTGTCACTATTGACGCCGGGACGCTTCGTCTTGCGCTCACACACCGTTCCTACGCCTACGAAAACGGCGGCATCCCCACCAACGAACGCCTCGAGTTCCTGGGCGATTCCATCCTGGGGTTCTCCGTCACCGACGCGTTGTACCGCGACAACCCCACGCTGCCGGAAGGGGACTTGGCCAAGCGCCGCTCCGCCGTCGTCAGCACCCGGGCCCTCGCAGGCATCGGCCGCAGCATCGGCCTGGGCGAGTACATCTACCTCGGCCAGGGCGAGAAGCTCACCGAGGGCAAAAACAAGGCCTCCATCCTCGCGGACACCATGGAAGCGCTGATCGGCGCCACCTACATTTCCAACGACATCGAGACAGCCCGCCAGCTGGTCATGCGCCTGATCGGGCCGCTCCTGGCCGACGCTGCCGCGCTCGGTGCCGGCACGGACTGGAAGACCAGCATCCAGGAACTCGCCGCGAGCCGCCAGCTGGGCACGATCAACTACGCAGTAGAGGGCTCCGGCCCGGACCACGCCCGGACGTTCGAAGCCATTCTGCGGATCGGCGGAAACGATTACGGCTCCGGCTCCGGCAACTCCAAGAAGGAAGCCGAGCAGGAAGCCGCCGCGGACGCCTGGCGAAGGCTCTCAGCACCCGCGGCCACGTCTGCCGCACCCGCCGCCGCCGGCGAACCCATGGACCCCGGCGCGCAGGACGCGCCGTCCACGACCGGCGCCTAG
- the rpmF gene encoding 50S ribosomal protein L32, protein MAVPKRKMSRSNTRARRSQWKATAPHLVKTVENGQVTYSLPHQAKVVTDSAGTALFLEYKGRKVADV, encoded by the coding sequence GTGGCTGTCCCGAAGCGGAAAATGTCTCGCTCGAATACCCGCGCCCGCCGCTCCCAGTGGAAGGCAACCGCCCCCCACCTGGTGAAGACTGTCGAGAACGGCCAGGTTACCTACAGCCTGCCGCACCAGGCAAAGGTCGTTACCGACTCGGCTGGCACTGCGCTGTTCCTTGAATACAAGGGCCGCAAGGTCGCAGACGTCTAA
- a CDS encoding YceD family protein — MVLDVKDLGRSPGSMRTLTEHVPAPGDLGVALIGVQEGSDVELDLRLEAVHEGILVSGTAHVEVTGECGRCLDPLAYDQEVDVQELFFYEDAVFSDGEDEEEQRRVEHDLIDLEPVLRDAVVTMLPFQPVCREDCQGLCSECGVRLEDEPGHHHEVVDPRWAALADLAKPDRQN; from the coding sequence TTGGTGTTAGACGTCAAGGACCTCGGACGCAGTCCGGGAAGCATGCGGACGCTGACAGAACATGTACCCGCACCAGGTGACCTTGGTGTGGCGCTCATCGGCGTGCAGGAAGGCTCGGATGTCGAGCTGGACCTGCGGCTTGAGGCCGTACACGAAGGAATTCTGGTATCAGGAACCGCGCACGTTGAAGTTACTGGCGAATGCGGCCGATGCCTGGATCCCCTTGCGTATGACCAAGAGGTTGATGTGCAAGAACTTTTCTTCTACGAGGACGCTGTGTTCTCGGACGGGGAAGACGAAGAAGAGCAACGTCGAGTCGAGCACGATCTGATCGATCTTGAGCCGGTGTTGCGGGACGCAGTTGTAACCATGCTGCCGTTCCAGCCGGTGTGCCGGGAAGACTGCCAGGGCCTCTGCTCAGAATGCGGAGTTCGCCTGGAAGACGAGCCGGGGCATCACCACGAGGTGGTAGATCCTCGCTGGGCTGCCCTAGCCGACCTGGCTAAGCCTGACCGGCAAAACTGA
- the coaD gene encoding pantetheine-phosphate adenylyltransferase, protein MRRAVCPGSFDPIHNGHLEVIARAAGLFDEVIVGVSTNYAKKYRFTLEERLDMAKETLASLRGIVVEPVGEGLLAEYCRRRGVSAIVKGLRSSSDFDYELPMATMNRQLTGVETVFLPAESHYLHLSSTLIKEVFSLGGNVSEFVPRSVLKRLNAGEPVRDQPRRG, encoded by the coding sequence ATGAGACGCGCCGTATGCCCTGGCTCCTTCGACCCCATCCACAACGGACACCTGGAAGTCATCGCCAGAGCCGCCGGCCTCTTCGACGAGGTCATTGTGGGCGTCTCCACCAATTACGCCAAGAAATACCGGTTTACCCTCGAGGAACGCCTCGATATGGCAAAGGAAACCCTGGCCTCCCTGCGCGGAATCGTGGTGGAGCCGGTGGGGGAGGGACTCCTCGCCGAGTACTGCCGGCGGCGCGGCGTGTCCGCCATTGTTAAGGGCCTGCGGTCCTCCTCCGACTTCGACTACGAACTGCCGATGGCCACCATGAACCGCCAGCTCACCGGCGTCGAGACGGTTTTCCTCCCGGCGGAGAGCCACTACCTGCACTTGTCCTCGACGCTGATCAAGGAAGTCTTTAGCCTGGGCGGCAACGTTTCGGAGTTCGTGCCCCGCTCGGTGCTGAAACGGCTGAACGCGGGCGAGCCTGTCCGGGATCAGCCGCGCAGAGGGTAG
- a CDS encoding SDR family NAD(P)-dependent oxidoreductase, whose translation MSASSNPFTVSGGVVLVTGAAMGMGRLYALRAAREGASTVILWDVDADGLATTAGEVTALGARAVVRQVDLASRTAISDAAEACRGEGPLTLLVNNAGIVRGALFWDHDPERDIALTMDINALAPMYVTHAFLPAMMNDAGRPRRILNIASAAGTVSNPRMSVYAASKWAVIGWSDSLRLELEQQGHDHLKVTTFCPSYISTGMFDGARGPLFTPLMTPDDAVNRAWQATVAGQPQLIAPATAQLGKVLRGILPVRAWDFVGGKVFGIYSTMDKFTGRGGKAGSQ comes from the coding sequence ATGTCAGCATCGAGCAATCCTTTCACCGTGTCCGGGGGCGTGGTTCTCGTGACGGGAGCCGCCATGGGAATGGGCCGCCTGTACGCCCTGCGCGCGGCCCGCGAAGGCGCCAGCACAGTGATCCTGTGGGACGTCGACGCCGACGGCCTCGCCACCACCGCCGGCGAGGTGACCGCCCTGGGCGCGCGCGCCGTCGTCCGCCAGGTGGACCTGGCCAGCCGTACGGCCATCTCCGACGCCGCTGAGGCGTGCCGGGGCGAAGGGCCGCTGACGCTCCTGGTTAACAACGCAGGAATCGTCCGCGGCGCGCTGTTCTGGGATCACGATCCGGAACGGGACATCGCCCTGACCATGGACATCAACGCCCTGGCCCCCATGTACGTCACCCACGCGTTCCTGCCGGCCATGATGAACGACGCCGGGCGGCCGCGGCGGATCCTGAACATCGCCTCCGCCGCCGGTACGGTTTCCAACCCCCGGATGAGCGTGTACGCGGCGTCCAAGTGGGCGGTGATCGGCTGGAGCGATTCGCTCCGGCTCGAACTCGAACAGCAGGGCCATGACCATCTGAAGGTGACCACGTTCTGCCCCAGCTACATTTCCACCGGCATGTTCGACGGCGCCCGCGGCCCGCTCTTCACCCCGCTGATGACCCCGGACGACGCCGTCAACCGGGCCTGGCAGGCCACCGTGGCCGGCCAGCCGCAGCTGATCGCCCCCGCCACCGCGCAGCTGGGCAAGGTGCTGCGCGGGATCCTGCCGGTGCGGGCGTGGGACTTCGTGGGCGGAAAGGTCTTCGGGATCTACTCCACCATGGACAAGTTCACCGGCCGCGGCGGAAAGGCCGGCTCCCAGTGA
- a CDS encoding aminotransferase class I/II-fold pyridoxal phosphate-dependent enzyme, translated as MSTPLPFPWQRTAAGANLLSADGTLGVTIFEEMTTLALQTGAINLGQGFPDEDGPVEIKAAAQAAIAAGANQYAPGKGILELREAISLHQERFYGLTPDPQTEIIVTTGATEAIAAALLALVGPGDEVLTFEPFYDSYGAIIGLSGAQHVTAPLLAPDFLPDLDALEAAFSSRTRVVLVNNPHNPTGAVFPREVLERVVELATLYDAVILTDEVYEHLTFGPQHIPVATLPGAAERTLTISSAGKTFSFTGWKIGWLSGPEHLVSAARTVKQFLSYSSGTPFQSAIAAGLGLPDEFYTGIADTLQLKRDILSEGLRAAGLDVFTPQGTYFVNVDTAPLGITDAVDLARRLPALVGVAAIPVPVFCHPEGAERTRSLLRFAFCKRIDVLQEAAERLATLRDRL; from the coding sequence GTGAGCACCCCTTTACCGTTCCCCTGGCAGCGGACCGCGGCCGGCGCCAACCTGCTCTCCGCCGACGGCACGCTCGGCGTGACAATCTTTGAGGAGATGACCACCCTGGCGCTGCAGACCGGCGCCATCAACCTCGGCCAGGGATTCCCGGACGAGGACGGCCCGGTGGAAATCAAGGCCGCCGCGCAGGCCGCCATCGCCGCCGGCGCCAACCAGTACGCCCCCGGCAAGGGCATCCTGGAGTTGCGGGAGGCGATCTCGCTGCACCAGGAGCGCTTCTACGGCCTGACCCCGGACCCGCAGACCGAAATCATCGTCACCACCGGCGCCACCGAGGCGATCGCCGCGGCGCTGCTGGCGCTGGTGGGACCCGGGGATGAGGTCCTCACCTTCGAGCCGTTCTACGACTCCTACGGCGCGATCATCGGCCTCTCCGGTGCCCAACACGTCACCGCCCCGCTGCTGGCCCCCGATTTCCTGCCGGACCTGGACGCCCTCGAAGCCGCGTTCAGCAGCCGCACCAGGGTGGTGCTGGTCAACAACCCGCACAACCCCACCGGGGCGGTGTTCCCCCGCGAGGTGCTCGAACGCGTCGTGGAGCTCGCCACCTTGTACGACGCCGTCATTCTCACCGATGAGGTGTACGAGCACCTCACCTTCGGGCCGCAGCACATTCCGGTGGCCACCCTGCCCGGCGCCGCGGAACGCACCCTGACCATTTCCTCCGCCGGGAAGACCTTCTCTTTCACCGGCTGGAAGATCGGCTGGCTCAGCGGCCCCGAGCACCTGGTCTCCGCGGCCCGCACCGTGAAACAGTTCCTGAGCTACAGCTCCGGCACGCCGTTCCAGAGCGCCATCGCCGCCGGGCTGGGCCTGCCGGACGAGTTTTACACCGGCATCGCCGATACCCTCCAACTCAAACGCGACATCCTCAGCGAGGGCCTGCGGGCGGCCGGGCTGGATGTCTTCACACCGCAGGGAACGTACTTCGTGAACGTGGACACTGCGCCGCTGGGCATCACCGACGCCGTGGACCTGGCCCGCCGGCTGCCTGCCCTGGTGGGCGTCGCGGCCATTCCGGTGCCGGTCTTCTGCCACCCGGAGGGCGCCGAACGGACCCGGAGCCTGCTGCGCTTCGCGTTCTGCAAGCGCATCGATGTGCTGCAGGAAGCCGCGGAACGGCTCGCGACCCTCCGCGACCGGCTCTGA
- a CDS encoding fused MFS/spermidine synthase, which yields MADNTEASRFLRTTGQHATIEPDPFTEGGFVLSIGGAEQSHVNLADPADIFYEYLRRIGHVVDLAAPWGEPITALHLGAGALTLARYIQATRPGSVQHAVELERELLDFMLQQLPLPEGTGLHTLVGDAREALVRLPPELRFDVVILDIFSGPEAPEHLACTEFYVEAAARLSARGVLVVNVGDEPGLTLVRSQVAALRRAMTDVSAFAEAGMFSGRYPGNIILTGTQGPWPEVWTAALTARGPHPAKVLSGVELDAHSD from the coding sequence ATGGCGGACAATACCGAGGCCTCCCGCTTCCTGCGCACCACCGGCCAGCACGCCACGATCGAGCCCGATCCCTTCACTGAGGGCGGCTTCGTGCTCAGCATCGGCGGGGCGGAACAGTCGCACGTCAACCTCGCGGACCCTGCGGACATCTTCTACGAGTACCTGCGCCGGATCGGCCATGTGGTGGATCTCGCGGCGCCCTGGGGTGAACCGATCACGGCCCTGCATCTGGGTGCCGGGGCGTTGACGCTGGCCCGCTACATCCAGGCCACCCGGCCGGGGTCCGTGCAGCACGCCGTGGAACTGGAACGCGAACTGTTGGACTTCATGCTGCAACAGCTGCCCCTCCCGGAAGGCACCGGACTGCACACGCTCGTTGGCGACGCCCGGGAGGCCCTGGTCCGGCTCCCCCCGGAGCTGCGCTTCGACGTGGTGATCCTGGACATCTTTTCCGGGCCGGAGGCACCGGAACACCTCGCGTGCACCGAATTCTATGTGGAGGCGGCCGCGAGGCTCAGCGCCCGCGGGGTGCTGGTGGTCAATGTGGGCGATGAGCCCGGGCTGACGCTGGTCCGCAGCCAGGTGGCCGCGCTGCGCCGGGCCATGACCGACGTCTCCGCCTTCGCCGAGGCGGGGATGTTCAGCGGCCGCTATCCCGGCAACATCATCCTGACCGGCACGCAGGGTCCGTGGCCCGAGGTGTGGACCGCGGCATTGACCGCCCGCGGGCCGCATCCTGCGAAGGTGCTCTCCGGCGTCGAACTGGACGCCCACTCGGACTAG